One Ostrea edulis chromosome 2, xbOstEdul1.1, whole genome shotgun sequence genomic region harbors:
- the LOC125681924 gene encoding zinc finger protein 184-like — protein sequence MDLDLSQLLQRHDSELGFNNDIVKADWSGLSENNDKDLGDAFAKQDGCLFDEMGDILETAEPTFKENSASETVNMESDDSCECIDIDLDFLGSAQTAIHNEITENIIQISDDNESDFDVAVSEDVNLSSAKFDVAVSEDVNMSTASNKTTGPVELKSNIQIYYQKDYRGNTDMFVYVQDKSQKETVDFSDDLASNQARNTPVSCAEENNTTRDVTSDSMDSKIVEPGTIKNLISDNLVDLHENSNSPPSFEMENTLELKTVKGTKEKQFPKLFRVLTEDCQSPSKHATLSETESLKTAAIFSKLPSSFSPLEEEETNSFIPVQSVEEESRESSKAPSELCNKQNTAGIVDHVMGNADSERRDSCEESETTEIKSHQRKAEKLSPTSQTVNQRTKKLLKKKLKLEQVQVLPKEHFTNKIGFVKDEAATLLKDPTLSAPLLPVGLYKDKKNSQEEEEETSIDISKPCSCNICGKVFLKYSDLEIHIRGHLGDRPYQCNKCEQSFKHSSNLQRHRRIHTGEKPYTCPLCEKSFVDGTQLRKHIRTHNNEKSEFCKICKKGFASRTNLKQHMLTHLDDRPFKCMYCNKGFNKNANLKSHLKIHLGYKPWVCDVCGKEFPEKHRLRMHERIHWVDKPYKCDQCDAQFAQISNLYVHQRKHKGDKPWKCGQCGKCFMMKSHLTQHVKRHTGERQFRCAVCGKEYYGRGEFNRHMRTHTGERNHVCGTCQECFIDTTTLKNHIARVHEDKRFSCNVCNKEFVFKSSLARHVHIHTGIKKHFCTTCGAGFQFQVELRDHVNKHLGHKPHTCDVCGKKFYKVAELNQHKKIHTGEAMIYCECCDKTFNYKQSYTKHCQSERHIRKLNGKGKLPASAKRKSNSTGKTKERKSVKEGGNDGSPRVDNSDSGKDGEQRLDTYNDGIDRALILPKKDNSAQSTKVDINS from the coding sequence ATGGATCTCGATTTAAGTCAACTTCTGCAGAGGCATGATAGTGAACTCGGCTTCAACAACGATATAGTGAAAGCAGACTGGAGTGGTCTGAGTGAAAATAATGACAAGGATTTGGGTGATGCATTTGCTAAGCAGGATGGATGCTTATTTGATGAAATGGGTGATATTCTTGAAACTGCTGAACCAACATTTAAAGAGAACTCGGCATCAGAGACTGTGAATATGGAGTCTGATGACTCTTGTGAATGTATCGACATTGACCTGGATTTTCTGGGATCTGCACAGACAGCAATTCATAATGAGATTACTGAAAACATCATACAGATATCGGATGATAATGAAAGTGATTTCGATGTGGCAGTGTCAGAGGATGTGAATTTATCGTCTGCCAAATTCGATGTGGCTGTGTCAGAGGATGTGAATATGTCAACTGCCAGTAACAAAACTACTGGACCAGTGGAACTGAAGTCAAACATTCAAATTTACTATCAGAAAGATTACAGAGGAAATACAGACATGTTTGTGTATGTGCAGGATAAATCCCAGAAGGAAACTGTGGATTTTAGTGATGACCTTGCTTCAAATCAGGCAAGAAACACTCCAGTGTCATGTGCTGAAGAAAACAACACTACCCGTGATGTGACTTCTGATTCAATGGACAGCAAGATCGTGGAACCAGGAACGATAAAAAATCTAATCAGTGACAATCTTgttgatttacatgaaaacagcAACTCACCTCCATcttttgaaatggaaaataCTTTGGAATTGAAAACAGTGAAAGGTACAAAGGAAAAGCAGTTTCCCAAACTCTTCCGAGTTTTAACAGAGGATTGTCAGTCTCCAAGTAAACATGCTACTTTAAGTGAAACCGAATCTCTTAAAACAGCTGCAATATTCTCCAAACTACCAAGCTCTTTTTCTCCGCTGGAAGAGGAAGAGACCAACTCTTTTATACCTGTTCAGTCAGTTGAAGAAGAATCAAGAGAAAGCTCCAAAGCACCTTCAGAATTATGCAATAAGCAAAATACAGCAGGCATTGTTGACCATGTGATGGGGAATGCAGATTCAGAAAGGAGGGATAGCTGTGAAGAGTCAGAAACTACCGAGATAAAATCACACCAGAGAAAAGCTGAGAAACTTAGTCCGACGTCACAAACGGTTAATCAAAGAACtaaaaagcttttaaaaaaaaaactcaagcTGGAGCAAGTGCAAGTTCTTCCCAAAgaacattttacaaacaaaatagGGTTCGTCAAGGATGAGGCAGCAACACTGCTAAAGGACCCCACATTGTCTGCTCCCTTACTTCCTGTCGGTTTGTACAAGGATAAGAAAAATTCACAGGAGGAGGAAGAAGAAACATCCATAGACATTTCTAAACCTTGCAGCTGCAACATCTGTGGCAAGGTGTTCCTGAAATATTCTGACTTAGAGATACATATCCGTGGTCACCTTGGTGATCGACCATATCAGTGTAATAAGTGTGAACAGTCGTTCAAACATAGCTCAAACCTGCAGCGTCACCGAAGAATTCACACAGGCGAAAAACCTTACACCTGTCCACTGTGTGAGAAATCATTCGTCGATGGAACACAACTGCGTAAACATATACGCACTCACAACAACGAAAAAAGTGAGTTTtgtaaaatttgcaaaaaagGCTTTGCCTCTAGAACAAATCTTAAACAGCATATGTTAACACATCTTGATGATAGACCTTTTAAGTGCATGTACTGCAACAAAGGTTTTAATAAAAATGCCAACCTTAAAAGTCATTTGAAAATTCATCTTGGATACAAACCATGGGTTTGTGATGTCTGTGGTAAAGAATTCCCCGAGAAACATCGTCTTAGAATGCATGAGAGAATTCACTGGGTGGACAAACCATACAAGTGTGACCAATGTGATGCCCAGTTTGCACAAATTTCTAATTTGTATGTCCACCAAAGAAAGCACAAGGGAGATAAGCCATGGAAGTGTGGACAGTGCGGAAAATGTTTTATGATGAAAAGTCACCTGACCCAGCATGTGAAACGACATACAGGGGAGCGACAGTTCCGATGTGCTGTCTGCGGTAAAGAATATTATGGAAGGGGGGAGTTCAACCGACACATGAGGACCCACACGGGGGAGCGAAATCACGTCTGTGGAACCTGTCAGGAGTGTTTTATTGACACTACAACGCTTAAAAACCACATCGCAAGAGTTCACGAGGACAAGCGCTTTAGTTGTAATGTCTGCAATAAAGAATTCGTATTTAAATCCAGTCTTGCACGCCATGTACACATACACACCGGAATAAAGAAACATTTTTGTACAACATGCGGTGCTGGGTTTCAGTTTCAGGTTGAGTTAAGGGACCATGTGAATAAACATTTAGGACATAAACCACACACCTGTGATGTGTGTGGAAAGAAATTCTACAAAGTTGCAGAGCTCAATCAACACAAGAAAATTCACACAGGGGAGGCAATGATTTATTGTGAGTGCTGTGACAAAACATTTAACTACAAACAGTCGTACACAAAACACTGCCAGTCCGAGAGACACATTCGTAAACTCAACGGCAAAGGCAAACTGCCAGCTTCAGCCAAACGGAAGAGCAACTCGACAGGGAAAACCAAAGAAAGGAAGTCCGTTAAAGAAGGTGGAAACGATGGATCACCAAGGGTAGATAACTCAGACAGTGGAAAGGATGGAGAACAAAGGCTGGATACCTATAACGATGGAATTGACAGAGCCCTAATATTAccaaagaaggataactctgCACAGAGTACCAAAGTAGATATAAACTCTTGA